Proteins encoded within one genomic window of Methanolacinia paynteri:
- a CDS encoding translation initiation factor IF-2 subunit gamma has translation MSDPLIPGVNIGLVGHVDHGKTTLVSGLTGQWTDRHSEEIKRGISIRLGYADATFYRCPKCKGADAFTTESICPECGSECEPFRTVSFVDAPGHETLMATMLSGSALMDGAMLVIAANEKCPQPQTKEHLMALELVGIENIVIVQNKIDVVSQEQALAHYKEIKKFVKGTIAENAPVVPVSAQKGINIGALIQTLDECIPVPKRDPDDDPIMLIARSFDINKPGCSWRDVKGGVIGGSLTQGVLKEGDDIEIRPGMKVEAENQVRWDPIMTKVTSINAGKNRVTEATPGGLLGVGTKLDPALTKSDALAGQVAGLVGKMPPVWSRMAFKVSLMERVVGSDDEFTIEPLKHKEPLMLSVGTAVTVGVVVNVKKDIVDVVLKRPVCVAVGSRIAISRQVGGRWRLIGMGTLVE, from the coding sequence GTGAGCGATCCATTAATACCAGGAGTAAATATCGGTCTTGTAGGCCACGTAGACCACGGAAAGACCACTTTGGTCTCAGGTCTTACCGGCCAGTGGACAGACAGGCACAGTGAGGAAATTAAACGCGGAATCTCGATCAGGCTCGGATACGCGGACGCAACCTTTTACAGGTGTCCGAAGTGCAAGGGTGCTGATGCATTTACCACGGAGAGCATATGCCCCGAATGCGGCAGCGAGTGCGAACCTTTCAGGACGGTCTCTTTCGTAGATGCACCGGGCCACGAGACGCTTATGGCGACCATGCTCTCGGGTTCGGCACTTATGGACGGGGCGATGCTTGTAATCGCCGCAAACGAGAAGTGCCCGCAGCCCCAGACAAAGGAGCACCTGATGGCGCTTGAGCTTGTCGGAATCGAGAATATCGTTATAGTGCAGAACAAGATTGATGTGGTTTCCCAGGAACAGGCGCTTGCTCACTACAAGGAGATTAAGAAATTTGTAAAGGGAACTATCGCCGAGAACGCCCCGGTGGTTCCTGTTTCTGCACAGAAAGGTATCAATATCGGTGCACTGATCCAAACGCTCGACGAGTGCATACCGGTCCCGAAGAGAGACCCGGACGACGATCCCATAATGCTTATCGCAAGATCGTTCGACATCAACAAACCGGGATGCAGCTGGCGTGACGTCAAAGGCGGCGTTATCGGTGGTTCACTCACACAAGGTGTCCTCAAAGAGGGTGACGATATAGAGATTCGCCCGGGTATGAAGGTCGAGGCCGAAAACCAGGTCCGCTGGGACCCGATCATGACAAAGGTTACATCGATCAATGCGGGCAAAAACAGGGTTACAGAGGCAACTCCGGGCGGTCTCCTCGGTGTGGGCACAAAACTCGATCCCGCACTTACCAAGAGCGACGCTCTTGCAGGCCAGGTTGCCGGGCTTGTCGGAAAGATGCCCCCGGTATGGAGCCGTATGGCCTTTAAGGTCTCTCTTATGGAGAGAGTCGTCGGTTCCGACGATGAATTTACAATCGAACCCCTGAAGCACAAGGAACCTTTAATGCTCTCAGTCGGAACCGCAGTAACGGTAGGTGTCGTTGTAAATGTCAAGAAGGATATCGTCGATGTCGTTCTCAAAAGGCCGGTCTGTGTCGCAGTCGGCTCGAGGATTGCAATCAGCCGTCAGGTCGGAGGCCGGTGGCGCCTGATAGGAATGGGGACCCTGGTCGAGTGA